Part of the Pirellulales bacterium genome is shown below.
CTTGCGGAGCACGGTAACGGTCGTGGGCCCGACGTTTTGCGCCAGCTCGCGCTGCACGTCGGCGTTGGTTGCGACGTTCTTGCCGGCAATCGCCGCGATGGTGTCGCCGGGCTTAAACGGGCTGTCCTTCCCACCCAAGGGCGCCACCGGCACGATCGGCGGCTTGGCCAACTGCGTGGTCGAGGCGCTAAAGATGCCGATCCGCGGCGCCAGGCCCGTCGGGTCGGGGTAGATCGTGAACTCCAAGGGCTCGCTCGCCCCCTCGCGCTCGACGACGAACTTCACCCCCTTGTCGAGATTGTCACCCAACGCCACGCGCTGCTGCAGGTTGCGAAAGCGCGGGTTCTCGATGTCGCCGATGCGAATGATCTTGTCGCCCGGGCGCAGGCCGGCGGTCCATGCCGGATCGCCCGGCCACAGCCGGCCCACGACGCACGGGTTTTCCTTGACACCCATCTTGTAAGCGATGACGGCCACGGCGAAGGCAAAGATCACGTTCATGATCACGCCCGCCGAGATGATCGCCATCCGCTGCGGAACCGTTTTGGCCAGGTAGCTGCGCGGATCGAAGATGCTCGTCTCGGCGCTGGCTTCCCCCTCGGGCAAGGTGTCACCCTCGGCGGCCTCGCGGGCGAGCTTGGCGCGTTCGAACTCCTCGGCGGCTTTGGTCGGATTGTCCTCCTGGCCGAGCATCTTTACGTATCCGCCCAGCGGCAGGATGCCGATGCCGTATTCGGTTTCACCCCAGCGAAACTTCGCCAGCTTGAGGCCGAAGACGTCGAAGCCGAGATAAAACTTCTCGCACTTCACGCCGCACGCCTTGGCGACCAGGAAGTGCCCCAGCTCGTGAACGAAAATCACCGCCCCCAGGCCGACCGCGACTTGCGCGATCAAGTTCCAGTTGTGCCAGTCGGTGAGCCAGCTTGCGGCAGCCAGAGGCGCCGCGTTTGCAAGTGCCTCGATCAAGTGCATACCCAACGTGCCATCTCCTTGCGCGCCCAGCCGTCGACTCGAATCAACTCATCAAGTGTAGGACTGGGATCAAAATCATGATGTTCCAAAACGCCGCGGCAGGCCGGCACGATTTCGGTAAAGGGGAGCTCGCCTCGCAAAAATCCTTCGACAGCCGCCTCGTTCGCCGCGTTCAACACGGCCCCCGTCGTTCCGCCTACGCGGGCCGCCTCGCGCCCCAGTTCCAAGGCCGGAAACCGCTCCAGGTCCGGCGGCTCGAATTCCAACCGCATGCAATCGGTCCAATTCATCCGCGCCGCCACCCCGTCGGTACGGTGCGGGTAAGTCAAGGCGTATTGAATCGGCAGCTTCATGTCTGGCGGGCTGAGCTGCGCCAGCACCGAACCGTCGACGTACTCGACAAACGAATGCACGATCGATTGCGGGTGCACCACCACGTCGATCCGCTCGACGTCGATGTCGAACAGCCAGCGGGCTTCGATGATCTCGAGCGCCTTGTTCATCATCGTGGCCGAGTCGACCGTGATCTTCGGCCCCATTGCCCAGGTGGGGTGCGCCAGGGCTTCGGCAACCGTGACGCTGGCCAGTTGCTCGCGTGAATACTTGCGAAAGGGACCGCCGCTGGCCGTGAGCACGATTCGCCGCACTTCGTGCCCTTGCCCGGCCTGCAAGGCCTGAAAAACCGCACTATGTTCGCTATCGACCGGCAGAATCCGGACGCCTCGCTGCGCGGCCAGTTCCATCACCAGCCGGCCGGCCATGACCAAAGTCTCTTTGTTCGCTAGCGCTACTGTCTTGCCGGCGTCGAGCGCGGCCCACGTGCTGCGCAAGCCTGCGCTCCCCACGATCGCGGCCAGCACCACGTCGACCTCGGGCCGGCGGGCGATGTCTTCCAAGGCGCTCGGCCCGGTGACGAGCTCGCAGCCGCCGGGCAAACCGCTCCAGTCCTGCCGGGCGGCCGCCGCCGGGTCACTGGCGATGGCCCAGCGCGCGCCAAATTCGACGGCTTGCTGGGCGAGCAGACCGGTGCGCCCGTGAGCCGACAAGGCCACGGCCCGCAGCTTCCCTTCCGAAGCCGCGATGACCGCCAGCGTGCTCTGCCCAATGCTGCCTGTGGACCCGAGCACGGCGATGTTTTTCACGCGGTCCGTCATGGGAAGAGTTGCCGGGCGTTTAGTGGTTCTACGCAGATCGCAGCCCGGATGGCCCGGTGCGTGTTGGAACTGTTCGTCACTTACGTCTGCAGCGCCATGACCGGCGACGAGCGACAGGCCTTTACCCATAGGAGGTTCTCAGCCAAGGCGACCGTTCCGGCGTACGCCGCTTGGGTGGTGTCCGCCTCGGGCGAGGAATCTCAGTCGTGCCCCCAAGCGCATTATGCCGATCGTGGCGATCACTCCGCCGACTGCCGATCACCCACCACGCGGCGGAGGATCGCAGGCGTTTCGTCCTGGAACGCGCTAATCGCCGTGCAGACTTGGGTTTGCTGCGACGCCGCCGTGCATTTTAGGAGCGTCTGGCGAGCCCCACAACCCTGATCGGCAGAGGCAACAGAGGGTAGTCGCCCGCAGCGTGGCGAACGATACTTCAGCCGATGCCCGCGGCGGACGCTCTCGTTGTATCTTCCGGGGACGGATTCTAGGATAGGTTTGGTATGTCTTTCGATCGGCTCATAGCCCTTCCCACCTCTCGCGGCTGGCCCCCGTGCCGCCAGGCTTTGCTTTGCCGGCCGTAAGTTTCGCCCATCACGGATAACGTCGCCAAGGATACCGCGCCATGGATTCTCGTCCCGAGTTGCCTCGGAAGCCGGTGGATAATAAGAAGTCGCCCAACATGGGCAATAACATCATCTGGTACCTGCTGGCCCTGGGTATCGGCACGGTTTTCTTGGTCGCTCTCTTGGCCAGCCAGCCGGATGTCGAGATCCGCTTTGGCGACTTGGACACGCTCATCGGCATGGGAAGCGATGCCAAGAACGAGCGCGAGGGGAAACCCCCGGCTACGATCGAGGTCAAGGACGAAGGAGGCGAGGGAAAGGGAGGCCGCCGGTTTTCCCATCTCAGCGACCTGACCGTTGGGGTCTCGGAAATCACGGGCAAGGTAACGATGCGCCCGCTCGATGCCCATGGCGTCCCGACGGGCGAGGAGCAAACCGGCGTCCGATTCTCGACGGCGCGATTGGGCCTGGAGCACGACCTTTTCGAGTCGCTCAAAGCCAACGGCTTTACCGACGTCCGGGCCGAACGCGCGCCGAGTGGACTGCGGGCCTATGCCCCCATCCTGATCGTGACGGCGCTGTTCGTGCTGGCCTTCTTCCTCATGATGCGTCGCCTGGGGGGCGCGGGCAGCCCGATGGCCTTTGGCCGCAGCCGCGGCAAGATGTATGCGCAGGAGGATATCGGCGTCACCTTCGACGACGTAGCCGGCATCGACGAAGCGGTGGAAGAGCTGCGCGAAGTGGTCGAGTTCCTTCGCACGCCTGAGAAATACCAGATGCTCGGCGGCCGCATCCCCAAGGGGATCCTGCTCGTCGGGCCTCCCGGCACCGGCAAGACGTTATTGGCCAAGGCCATTGCTGGCGAGGCGGGCGTGCCGTTCTTCAGCCTGTCGGGCTCGGACTTCGTCGAGATGTTCGTCGGCGTCGGCGCCGCGCGCGTCCGCGACATGTTCCAGCAGGCCGAAGCCAAGGCCCCCTGCATCATCTTCATCGACGAGCTCGACGCGCTCGGCAAAACGCGCGGCACGAGCATCGTGGGCGGGCACGACGAGCGCGAACAAACGTTGAATGCCCTGCTCGTGGAGATGGACGGCTTCGGCTCCAATAGCGGCGTGATCGTCATGGCCGCCACCAACCGGCCCGAGACGCTCGATCCGGCACTGTTGCGTCCGGGGCGCTTCGATCGGCACGTATTGGTCGATCGGCCCGACGTGCGCGGCCGCGAAAAGATTCTGGAAGTTCACGTGCAGAACGTGAAGCTCGACAATGCCGTGCAGCTGCAAGACGTGGCTCGCATCACGTCGGGCTTTGTCGGCGCTGATCTGGCCAACCTGGTTAACGAAGCGGCGCTGTTGGCCGCGCGCAAGGGAAAAAGCTC
Proteins encoded:
- the dxr gene encoding 1-deoxy-D-xylulose-5-phosphate reductoisomerase is translated as MTDRVKNIAVLGSTGSIGQSTLAVIAASEGKLRAVALSAHGRTGLLAQQAVEFGARWAIASDPAAAARQDWSGLPGGCELVTGPSALEDIARRPEVDVVLAAIVGSAGLRSTWAALDAGKTVALANKETLVMAGRLVMELAAQRGVRILPVDSEHSAVFQALQAGQGHEVRRIVLTASGGPFRKYSREQLASVTVAEALAHPTWAMGPKITVDSATMMNKALEIIEARWLFDIDVERIDVVVHPQSIVHSFVEYVDGSVLAQLSPPDMKLPIQYALTYPHRTDGVAARMNWTDCMRLEFEPPDLERFPALELGREAARVGGTTGAVLNAANEAAVEGFLRGELPFTEIVPACRGVLEHHDFDPSPTLDELIRVDGWARKEMARWVCT
- the ftsH gene encoding ATP-dependent zinc metalloprotease FtsH gives rise to the protein MDSRPELPRKPVDNKKSPNMGNNIIWYLLALGIGTVFLVALLASQPDVEIRFGDLDTLIGMGSDAKNEREGKPPATIEVKDEGGEGKGGRRFSHLSDLTVGVSEITGKVTMRPLDAHGVPTGEEQTGVRFSTARLGLEHDLFESLKANGFTDVRAERAPSGLRAYAPILIVTALFVLAFFLMMRRLGGAGSPMAFGRSRGKMYAQEDIGVTFDDVAGIDEAVEELREVVEFLRTPEKYQMLGGRIPKGILLVGPPGTGKTLLAKAIAGEAGVPFFSLSGSDFVEMFVGVGAARVRDMFQQAEAKAPCIIFIDELDALGKTRGTSIVGGHDEREQTLNALLVEMDGFGSNSGVIVMAATNRPETLDPALLRPGRFDRHVLVDRPDVRGREKILEVHVQNVKLDNAVQLQDVARITSGFVGADLANLVNEAALLAARKGKSSVGMEEFNEGVERVTAGLEKKQRIIHQDEKQRVAYHESGHALVAYSLPDTDPVHKVSIIPRGIGALGYMMQRPEGDRYLMTQGELESRVQVLLAGTIAEELTFHDVSTGAQNDLERASEIVRSMVMEYGMSRLGRVNYRESGRSPFLSGGGDFPRERSHSEHTAREIDQEVRRIIDEMIEKVRAIIAARRPALEAMAARLIEKEVIDADELKVIIEENSPSPMLVPGTGIARKRPLPPRDEAAPEADQASGA